The proteins below are encoded in one region of Pseudomonas ekonensis:
- a CDS encoding ABC transporter ATP-binding protein: MLYRRFEQLIDIFRDAPTAAPPNRVLPFYTYYLKQVWPSFAALLVIGLFGALIEVALFSYLSRIIDLAQGTPNVDFFKIHGAELAWMAVVALLLRPLFLALHDMLVHQTLSPSMTSLIRWQNHSYVLKQSLNFFQNDFAGRIAQRIMQTGNSLRDSAVQAVDALWHVVIYAISSLVLFAEADWRLMIPLLTWIAAYIGALYYFVPRVKDRAVAASDARSKLMGRIVDGYTNIATLKLFAHTNFEQHYAREAIQEQTEKAQLAGRVVTSMDVAITTMNGLLIVGTTALALWLWTQSLITVGAIALATGLVIRIVNMSGWIMWVVTGIFENIGMVQDGLQTIAQPVSVTDHAQARPLDVARGEVRFEHVDFHYGKKKSIIGDLNLTIRPGEKIGLIGPSGAGKSTLVNLLLRLYDVEAGRILIDGQNIAEVGQESLRARIGMITQDTSLLHRSIRDNLLYGKPDATDEELWEAVRKARADEFIPLLSDAEGRTGFDAHVGERGVKLSGGQRQRIAIARVLLKDAPILIMDEATSALDSEVEAAIQESLETLMQGKTVIAIAHRLSTIARMDRLVVLENGRIAESGSHAELLAHGGLYARLWRHQTGGFVGID, encoded by the coding sequence ATGCTCTATCGCCGTTTCGAACAACTGATCGACATTTTCCGCGACGCCCCCACGGCGGCCCCGCCGAACCGCGTCCTGCCCTTCTACACCTATTACCTGAAGCAGGTCTGGCCGAGCTTCGCCGCCCTGCTGGTCATCGGCCTGTTCGGCGCACTGATCGAAGTGGCGCTGTTCAGCTACCTGAGCCGCATCATCGATCTTGCCCAAGGCACGCCGAACGTCGATTTCTTCAAGATCCACGGCGCGGAACTGGCCTGGATGGCCGTGGTGGCGCTGCTCCTGCGCCCGCTGTTCCTGGCCCTGCACGACATGCTGGTGCACCAGACCCTGAGCCCGAGCATGACCAGCCTGATCCGCTGGCAGAACCACAGCTACGTGCTCAAGCAGAGCCTGAACTTCTTCCAGAACGACTTCGCCGGCCGCATCGCCCAGCGCATCATGCAGACCGGCAACTCGCTGCGCGACTCCGCCGTGCAGGCGGTGGACGCGCTGTGGCACGTGGTGATCTACGCGATCAGTTCCCTGGTGCTGTTCGCCGAGGCCGACTGGCGCCTGATGATCCCGCTGCTGACGTGGATCGCCGCCTACATCGGCGCGCTCTACTACTTCGTGCCAAGGGTCAAGGACCGCGCGGTGGCGGCCTCCGACGCACGCTCCAAGCTGATGGGGCGGATCGTCGACGGCTACACCAACATCGCCACCCTCAAGCTGTTCGCCCATACCAACTTCGAGCAGCACTACGCCCGCGAAGCCATCCAGGAACAGACCGAAAAAGCCCAGCTGGCGGGCCGCGTGGTCACCAGCATGGACGTGGCCATCACCACGATGAACGGCCTGCTGATCGTCGGCACCACGGCGCTGGCCCTGTGGCTGTGGACGCAGTCGCTGATCACGGTCGGCGCGATCGCCCTGGCCACCGGCCTTGTGATCCGCATCGTCAACATGTCCGGGTGGATCATGTGGGTGGTCACCGGCATCTTCGAAAACATCGGCATGGTGCAGGACGGCCTGCAGACCATCGCGCAACCGGTCAGCGTCACCGACCACGCCCAGGCCAGGCCGCTGGACGTGGCCCGTGGCGAAGTGCGCTTCGAGCACGTGGATTTCCACTACGGCAAGAAGAAAAGCATCATCGGCGACCTCAACCTGACCATCCGGCCCGGCGAGAAGATCGGCCTGATCGGGCCGTCCGGCGCAGGCAAGTCGACGCTGGTCAATCTGCTGCTGCGCCTGTACGACGTCGAGGCCGGGCGCATCCTGATCGACGGCCAGAACATCGCCGAAGTCGGCCAGGAAAGCCTGCGCGCACGGATCGGCATGATCACCCAGGACACGTCGTTGCTGCACCGCTCGATCCGCGACAACCTGCTCTACGGCAAGCCCGACGCCACCGACGAAGAACTCTGGGAGGCGGTGCGCAAAGCCCGGGCCGACGAGTTCATTCCGCTGCTGTCCGACGCCGAGGGGCGCACCGGGTTCGACGCCCATGTCGGCGAGCGCGGCGTCAAGCTGTCCGGCGGCCAGCGCCAGCGCATCGCGATCGCCCGCGTCCTGCTCAAGGACGCGCCGATCCTGATCATGGACGAAGCCACTTCGGCGCTGGACTCGGAAGTCGAGGCGGCGATCCAGGAAAGCCTGGAGACCCTGATGCAGGGCAAGACCGTGATCGCCATCGCCCACCGCCTCTCGACCATCGCCCGGATGGACCGGCTGGTGGTGCTGGAGAACGGCAGGATCGCCGAAAGCGGCAGCCATGCCGAACTGCTGGCCCATGGCGGCCTGTATGCGCGGCTGTGGCGCCACCAGACGGGCGGGTTCGTCGGCATCGACTGA
- the aqpZ gene encoding aquaporin Z, which produces MSLFKRSVTELLGTFWLVLGGCGSAVIAASPPTGIGVLGVALAFGLTVLTMAFAIGHISGCHLNPAVSLGLTVGGRFPAKELPAYIVAQVIGAIIAAALIAWIASGKEGFDIAGGLASNGYGEHSPGHYSMAAGFVTELVMTALFVVIILGATDRRAPAGLAPIAIGLALTLIHLISIPVTNTSVNPARSTGPALMAGGWAIAQLWMFWVAPLLGAVVGGVIYRWLGHDDS; this is translated from the coding sequence ATGTCTCTGTTCAAACGTTCGGTCACGGAGTTGTTAGGTACGTTCTGGCTGGTGCTGGGCGGTTGCGGCAGCGCGGTGATCGCCGCGTCCCCGCCCACGGGCATCGGCGTGCTGGGGGTGGCCCTGGCCTTCGGCCTGACGGTGCTGACCATGGCATTCGCCATCGGCCACATCAGCGGTTGCCACCTCAATCCGGCCGTGTCGCTGGGCCTGACCGTCGGCGGCCGGTTCCCGGCCAAGGAGCTGCCCGCCTACATCGTCGCCCAGGTGATCGGCGCCATCATCGCGGCGGCGCTGATCGCCTGGATCGCCAGCGGCAAGGAAGGCTTCGACATCGCCGGCGGCCTGGCCTCCAACGGCTACGGCGAGCACTCTCCCGGCCACTATTCAATGGCCGCCGGGTTCGTCACCGAGCTGGTGATGACCGCCCTGTTCGTGGTGATCATCCTCGGCGCCACCGACCGGCGCGCGCCGGCGGGCCTGGCGCCGATCGCCATCGGCCTGGCCCTGACCCTGATCCACCTGATCTCGATCCCGGTCACCAACACCTCGGTGAACCCGGCCCGCAGCACGGGGCCGGCGCTGATGGCGGGCGGCTGGGCCATCGCGCAACTGTGGATGTTCTGGGTGGCGCCGCTGCT